In the genome of Vibrio sp. NTOU-M3, one region contains:
- a CDS encoding class I adenylate cyclase: MQAYIQTLIHRLDMLNQQRIDRALALMDLQSQRVFHLIPALLHYNHPVIPGYYDAQVPFGVDGFEPNDIQQQFIEDTELTISRTLEATSTPAILGLYTMGSTSSIGQSTSSDLDIWVCVSPEMDCSERESLSNKCLLITDWAQSQGVEANFFVMDEERFRTNHSEEMTGDNCGSSQHMLLLDEFYRSAVRLAGQRLLWQIVPPEMEECYDEYVRDLCAKGYIDCSQWIDFGQLNCIPAEEYFGSNLWQLYKSIDSPYKSVLKAILLEAYSWEYPNTQLLSIDTKRRFFADEPDLYGMDAYYLMLEKVTRYLERIGDSTRLDLVRRCFYLKTHEKLSRAPDIGSVAWRREALSDMIQKWHWDNNILAELDDRRNWKVEQVKVVHNALLDALMLSYRNLIQFARRNDITSAISPQDISILARKLYAAFEVLPGKVTLLNPQISPDLHEPDLTFIEVKPGRSNQAGWYLYKQPLIPHRIIGQPTLEHHEYLSKLVSWAFFNGLITESTRLHSVVRDAHLDIDKFYQMVSDLRNTFSLRKRRPTMQALASPCEISQLAMFINFENDPTAELGAKAQKVDLKNVDIFSFGAEQKCLVGSVDLVYRNSWHEVRTLHFKGETAMLDALKTVLGKMHQDALPPDSVDVFCYSKNMRGVMRNMVYQLLAECIDLRLKPVEQEKRRRFKALRIGQQMYGLFFERRGVSVQMLENSVDFYRSISTNKLKGSPLLMLDKEQDYQLPEIVDGFASEGLIQFFFEDSEQGFNIYVLDEANRVEVYHQFSGEKDEMIANVNTFYTSVKDEANLSSKLINFNLPQYYQIVHPKDSDSYIVPYRNDGSNYSRPDKAVNG, translated from the coding sequence TTGCAGGCTTACATTCAAACGTTAATCCACAGATTAGATATGTTGAACCAGCAGCGAATTGATCGCGCGCTGGCACTTATGGATTTACAAAGCCAGCGAGTTTTCCATCTTATTCCCGCTTTACTTCATTACAATCACCCTGTCATTCCTGGTTATTACGACGCACAAGTGCCGTTTGGAGTCGATGGCTTCGAACCTAACGACATTCAGCAACAGTTTATTGAAGATACTGAGCTCACCATTAGTCGTACGCTTGAAGCAACATCAACGCCTGCCATTCTTGGTCTTTATACCATGGGAAGCACGTCCTCTATCGGCCAAAGCACATCAAGTGACTTAGACATTTGGGTCTGTGTTTCACCAGAGATGGACTGTAGTGAACGTGAAAGTTTGTCGAATAAGTGTTTGTTAATCACCGACTGGGCACAAAGCCAAGGTGTTGAAGCAAACTTCTTTGTGATGGATGAAGAGCGATTCCGCACCAATCATTCCGAAGAGATGACAGGCGATAACTGTGGCTCTTCACAGCACATGCTGTTATTGGATGAGTTCTATCGCAGTGCCGTGCGTTTAGCTGGTCAGCGTTTGCTATGGCAAATTGTTCCGCCAGAAATGGAAGAGTGCTACGACGAATACGTTCGCGACCTTTGTGCAAAAGGCTACATTGACTGTTCACAGTGGATTGATTTTGGGCAACTCAACTGCATTCCTGCAGAGGAGTATTTTGGCTCTAACCTGTGGCAGCTATATAAAAGTATTGATTCGCCTTACAAGTCGGTACTTAAAGCGATTTTGCTGGAAGCGTATTCGTGGGAGTACCCAAATACACAGCTACTGAGTATTGATACAAAACGCCGCTTTTTTGCCGATGAACCAGATTTATATGGCATGGACGCGTATTACTTAATGCTGGAAAAAGTCACGCGTTATCTGGAGCGGATTGGCGATAGCACACGTCTTGATTTAGTCCGTCGCTGTTTCTACCTCAAAACACATGAGAAATTGTCTCGTGCTCCGGACATCGGCTCAGTCGCTTGGCGACGTGAAGCACTGAGTGACATGATCCAAAAATGGCATTGGGATAACAACATACTGGCAGAACTTGATGACCGCCGTAACTGGAAAGTCGAACAAGTAAAAGTCGTACACAACGCGCTGCTTGATGCTTTAATGCTAAGCTACCGTAACCTTATCCAGTTTGCTCGTCGCAATGACATTACCTCAGCGATCAGCCCTCAAGATATCAGCATCTTGGCGCGTAAGTTATACGCGGCTTTTGAAGTGCTTCCGGGGAAAGTGACCTTACTTAACCCACAGATATCGCCTGATTTACACGAACCAGACTTAACCTTTATTGAAGTGAAGCCTGGCCGTTCAAATCAAGCGGGGTGGTATCTCTATAAGCAGCCTTTAATTCCTCATCGTATCATTGGTCAACCGACACTTGAGCATCACGAATATTTGAGTAAGTTGGTTTCATGGGCATTTTTTAACGGCTTAATTACGGAGTCGACGCGTTTACATTCAGTTGTGCGTGATGCCCACTTAGACATCGATAAGTTTTATCAGATGGTGAGTGATCTGCGTAATACCTTCTCGTTACGTAAACGTCGCCCAACCATGCAAGCGCTCGCCAGCCCGTGTGAAATTAGCCAACTGGCGATGTTCATCAACTTTGAAAATGATCCGACGGCAGAACTGGGTGCTAAAGCTCAGAAAGTCGACTTGAAAAATGTGGATATTTTCAGCTTTGGTGCGGAGCAGAAATGCTTAGTGGGCAGTGTCGATTTAGTATACCGAAATTCATGGCATGAAGTCCGAACCCTTCACTTTAAAGGGGAAACGGCGATGCTGGATGCACTAAAAACTGTACTTGGTAAAATGCACCAAGACGCGTTACCGCCAGATTCCGTGGATGTTTTTTGCTACAGCAAGAATATGCGTGGTGTTATGCGCAATATGGTGTATCAGCTGCTGGCTGAATGTATCGATTTACGCTTAAAACCCGTTGAACAAGAGAAGCGCCGCCGCTTTAAGGCGCTGCGTATTGGCCAGCAAATGTATGGTTTATTCTTCGAACGTCGAGGTGTTTCGGTTCAAATGTTGGAGAACTCGGTCGACTTTTACCGCAGTATTTCAACCAACAAATTGAAAGGTTCCCCTCTGCTTATGCTCGACAAAGAGCAAGATTACCAGTTGCCAGAAATTGTCGATGGATTTGCCAGCGAAGGTCTTATCCAGTTTTTCTTTGAAGATTCAGAGCAGGGCTTCAATATCTATGTATTGGATGAAGCCAACCGTGTTGAGGTTTACCACCAGTTTAGTGGCGAGAAAGATGAGATGATCGCCAATGTGAACACTTTCTACACCTCGGTAAAAGATGAAGCCAACTTATCGTCTAAGCTGATCAACTTCAATTTGCCACAGTACTATCAAATTGTTCACCCTAAAGACAGTGACTCTTATATCGTGCCTTACCGTAACGATGGGTCTAACTATTCAAGGCCTGATAAAGCGGTGAATGGCTAA
- the hemC gene encoding hydroxymethylbilane synthase: MSQSTPIRIATRKSPLALWQAHYVKDALQAAHPGLEVELVTMVTKGDIILDTPLAKVGGKGLFVKELEVAMLEGRADLAVHSMKDVPVDFPEGLGLVTICEREDPRDAFVSNTYQNIDELPQGAVVGTCSLRRQCQLKESRPDLQIKELRGNVGTRLGKLDAGEYDAIILAAAGLKRLELEDRIRSFIEPEQSLPAVGQGAVGIECRLDDKRLLKLLEPLNDSDTADRVRCERAMNLTLEGGCQVPIGSYALLKDDQIWLRALVGEPDGSQIVRGEISGPRSKAEELGVTLANQLLDKGAREILTKLYQDHE, translated from the coding sequence ATGAGCCAATCTACGCCTATCCGAATCGCAACACGTAAAAGCCCCCTCGCTTTGTGGCAAGCTCACTACGTAAAAGATGCACTACAAGCTGCGCACCCAGGACTGGAAGTAGAACTGGTGACGATGGTAACCAAGGGCGACATTATTTTAGACACGCCACTTGCAAAAGTGGGTGGTAAAGGCTTATTTGTGAAAGAGTTGGAAGTCGCCATGCTAGAAGGACGTGCTGATCTTGCCGTTCATTCCATGAAAGATGTGCCCGTTGATTTTCCAGAAGGGCTCGGACTCGTTACCATTTGTGAGCGTGAAGATCCCCGCGATGCTTTTGTGTCTAACACTTACCAAAACATCGATGAACTGCCTCAGGGTGCAGTTGTGGGAACATGTAGCTTACGCCGCCAATGTCAGCTAAAAGAGTCTCGCCCAGATCTTCAAATCAAAGAGCTTCGCGGTAATGTGGGAACCCGCTTAGGTAAACTCGATGCTGGCGAATATGATGCCATTATCTTAGCGGCGGCAGGTTTGAAACGCTTGGAATTAGAAGATCGTATCCGTAGCTTTATTGAACCGGAACAATCTCTCCCAGCCGTTGGTCAAGGCGCTGTTGGTATCGAATGCCGTTTAGATGACAAACGCCTACTTAAATTGCTAGAGCCTTTAAACGATAGTGATACGGCTGACCGCGTTCGTTGTGAGCGAGCGATGAACTTGACCTTAGAAGGCGGCTGCCAAGTCCCAATTGGTAGTTACGCATTACTAAAAGACGATCAAATCTGGCTTCGCGCATTAGTCGGTGAACCAGATGGTTCTCAAATTGTTCGTGGCGAAATTTCAGGCCCTCGTAGCAAAGCAGAAGAGCTGGGCGTAACACTCGCAAATCAGCTTCTTGATAAAGGCGCGCGAGAAATCCTAACCAAACTTTATCAAGATCACGAGTAA
- a CDS encoding uroporphyrinogen-III synthase, which produces MAVLVTRPGQQGQTLCQQLNDGGINSLHQPLIQFSSGRELASLPTKIGQFDVIIAVSQHAVSFSSQTLISSNQDWPECQYVAVGQKTAQDLSKVCGQKVHYPETSDSEHLLQLPLLNKVKGKKVLILRGNGGRELIFDTLCQRGARVEYLETYKRENIRFNSRSLVPIWKTKGIKQLIITSSGQLVYFVSQVAEEFHNWLFQLQLYVPSKRIAEEARDIGFTSIVNTEGASNKDLLAALKPNKQDD; this is translated from the coding sequence ATGGCCGTGTTGGTAACTCGACCTGGCCAGCAAGGCCAAACTCTCTGCCAACAATTAAATGATGGGGGCATAAACAGCCTCCATCAGCCCCTCATTCAGTTTTCATCAGGGCGTGAACTCGCTTCTCTACCCACTAAAATCGGCCAATTCGACGTTATTATCGCCGTTAGCCAGCATGCCGTTTCCTTTTCATCTCAGACTTTGATCTCATCGAATCAAGACTGGCCAGAGTGTCAGTATGTTGCCGTTGGTCAAAAAACTGCACAGGATCTAAGCAAAGTATGCGGGCAAAAAGTACACTACCCAGAAACCAGCGATAGTGAGCATCTGTTGCAATTACCACTATTAAACAAGGTAAAAGGTAAGAAAGTTCTTATATTACGTGGCAATGGTGGTCGAGAGCTCATTTTTGACACACTTTGTCAGCGCGGAGCAAGGGTAGAATACCTAGAGACATACAAACGAGAAAACATCAGATTCAACTCGCGCTCTTTGGTACCCATTTGGAAAACGAAAGGTATCAAGCAGTTGATCATCACCAGCAGTGGCCAACTGGTGTATTTCGTTTCACAAGTCGCTGAAGAATTTCATAATTGGCTGTTTCAATTACAGCTTTATGTACCGAGTAAACGTATTGCCGAAGAGGCTCGAGATATCGGTTTTACCTCCATAGTGAATACCGAAGGAGCCTCAAATAAAGACTTGCTGGCTGCTCTCAAGCCAAACAAACAGGACGATTAG